The Phoenix dactylifera cultivar Barhee BC4 chromosome 15, palm_55x_up_171113_PBpolish2nd_filt_p, whole genome shotgun sequence genome contains a region encoding:
- the LOC103707960 gene encoding histone H3.3, with protein MARTKQTARKSTGGKAPRKQLATKAARKSAPTTGGVKKPHRYRPGTVALREIRKYQKSTELLIRKLPFQRLVREIAQDFKTDLRFQSHAVLALQEAAEAYLVGLFEDTNLCAIHAKRVTIMPKDIQLARRIRGERA; from the exons ATGGCTCGTACCAAGCAAACTGCTCGCAAGTCTACTGGTGGGAAGGCTCCTAGGAAGCAGCTTGCCACCAAG GCTGCTCGCAAGTCTGCCCCCACAACTGGTGGAGTGAAGAAGCCTCACCGTTACAGGCCTGGGACTGTTGCTCTTCG TGAGATTCGCAAGTACCAGAAGAGCACAGAGCTTCTGATTAGGAAGTTGCCATTCCAGAGGCTTGTCAGGGAAATTGCCCAGGACTTCAAG ACTGATCTGCGGTTCCAGAGCCATGCTGTGCTTGCCCTGCAGGAAGCAGCTGAGGCATACCTTGTCGGTCTGTTTGAGGACACCAATCTGTGTGCCATCCATGCCAAGCGTGTGACCATTATGCCCAAGGACATTCAGCTGGCTCGGAGGATCAGGGGTGAAAGGGCTTAA